The Paenibacillus sp. FSL H7-0357 nucleotide sequence GGGTAAGCTAGATTTAATATTACCATTGATTAGGAGAATGAAAATGAGTAAATTTGCGCCCTTGATAAAATATCTCGAAGAAAATTGTTCCAAGTCTACTGTTGTTACATTTGTAGACCTTGAACAAATTTTAGGATTTAACTTACCGAAATCCGCTTTCAAAAAATCCGATTGGTGGAGAAATAGTAGATGTGTTCCGAATAGACCATGGGTACATGCGGGTTGGGAAGTAGAAAATGTCATCTTAGGGGACTCAGTTACATTTTCCAAAAATTTAAATTTCAAAAAATGTACTAATACGGAATATTTAGCCTCACGATTTAAAGATTTACGAACTTATGGTTGCTCAGGTTTTATGTATCTGAATTCCAAAGAGTTTTATGAAATTATGAACATAACCTTAACAAAGGATGGATTTTTCATAACGCTCTACGAGCATAATAGCGTAAGATTACAATTCGATCTAGAAATCTCAAACTTTAACGAATCTATATTTGATTTTGAATTTGAGGCACAGGATGCAAGATTCTTATTTTATAAAGAAATTGACGAAAATGATGACTTTCTAGATGAATTTGATGATGATGATTTTCTCGATGAAGAAGCTTTACATTGTCAAAGTTGTGGTAAGTCAATTAATTTTGCTGGAGAGTGCTACTGTAACAAAAATCCTCTTAGTGTCACCGTAACAATATCAGACAATATATATATTTTTAATGAATTTTGTAAAGAAACAATTGATTATCTTTATAATTATAACTATAAAATAGCCATTTGGAATGTGATCAATAATAATGTTAAGTATATTTATTTCAAAGAAATAATCTTACAAGATAAGGGATTTTATATAGAAGATAACTGGGTTTCGATTAATGAATTCCTAAATACCACTCAAGTTATCAAAGAGGTTTCATTTCAAACTTGTGATAAATGCCTTGTTACAACAAGAGTTTATTGGAATGAGACAAAATGGCTCTGTAAACCTTGTGAACTAGCCTTAGATCGAAAACGAGCAGGACAGTTTGAATAATCAAACTGCGCTTTATACCTTACTTATCAATAGAATTTCCAATAAAGGGAGACAGCATAATTTAAAATATAACGATTAGTGCGACCCCGTTGAATCATAATAAGCGAACAATTCATGACATTCTTCCTTTATGAAAGCATTAGTTCCA carries:
- a CDS encoding DUF7662 domain-containing protein, giving the protein MSKFAPLIKYLEENCSKSTVVTFVDLEQILGFNLPKSAFKKSDWWRNSRCVPNRPWVHAGWEVENVILGDSVTFSKNLNFKKCTNTEYLASRFKDLRTYGCSGFMYLNSKEFYEIMNITLTKDGFFITLYEHNSVRLQFDLEISNFNESIFDFEFEAQDARFLFYKEIDENDDFLDEFDDDDFLDEEALHCQSCGKSINFAGECYCNKNPLSVTVTISDNIYIFNEFCKETIDYLYNYNYKIAIWNVINNNVKYIYFKEIILQDKGFYIEDNWVSINEFLNTTQVIKEVSFQTCDKCLVTTRVYWNETKWLCKPCELALDRKRAGQFE